A stretch of the Bacillus anthracis str. Vollum genome encodes the following:
- a CDS encoding fatty acid--CoA ligase family protein translates to MNLVQSLAETAKKKGDKPAYIFMDQSVSYDQLNKMVTRFSSNLAEMGIGKGDNVALVVGNSPHFLVGLYGTMKAGATVIPVNPIYTADEMHYILQNGDVKTIIVLDVLLPVIQSLTTRLPSLENIIICETSSDFNHTETEKMKTFTRMIGAGDLTYEGPELDEEDVAVILYTSGTTGKPKGAMLTHKNLYSNASDVASYLQYTADDRVVAALPMFHVFCLTVAVNAPIVNGATILMLPKFSPKEVFRICRTYEPTIFAGVPTMYNYLYLFEEASAEDVKTLRLCISGGASMPVALLQNFEKRFDVIVSEGYGLSEASPVTCFNPLDRPRKPGSIGTNIWHVENKIVNELGEEVPVGAVGELIVRGPNVMKGYYNAPEDTAATLKDGWLYTGDLAKMDEEGYFYIVDRKKDIVLVGGYNVYPREVEEVLYMHESVAEVVVIGVPDENLGEAVRAYVVLKQTNVTEEELMHYCTLHLAKYKVPKSIEFLTELPKNTTGKLLRRALREKAMQV, encoded by the coding sequence GTGAATCTCGTTCAATCTTTGGCTGAAACGGCGAAAAAGAAGGGGGATAAACCGGCTTATATATTTATGGATCAGTCGGTCTCATATGACCAATTAAACAAAATGGTCACAAGGTTTTCTAGCAATTTAGCAGAAATGGGCATTGGAAAAGGGGACAATGTTGCATTAGTTGTTGGAAATTCACCACATTTTTTGGTCGGTTTATACGGAACAATGAAAGCGGGAGCAACTGTTATTCCAGTTAATCCAATTTATACAGCAGACGAAATGCATTACATTTTACAAAATGGAGATGTAAAAACAATCATCGTACTCGACGTCCTTCTACCTGTTATACAATCTCTTACAACTAGACTTCCTTCACTTGAAAACATCATCATATGCGAAACCTCATCAGATTTTAACCATACAGAAACCGAAAAAATGAAAACGTTTACTAGAATGATAGGGGCTGGAGATTTAACTTACGAAGGCCCAGAACTAGATGAAGAAGATGTAGCGGTTATTCTATACACTTCGGGCACAACTGGAAAACCGAAAGGCGCTATGTTAACGCATAAAAATTTATATAGTAATGCGAGCGATGTGGCGTCGTATTTACAATATACGGCTGATGATCGCGTCGTTGCGGCACTGCCAATGTTCCACGTATTCTGTTTAACAGTGGCGGTCAATGCACCGATTGTGAACGGGGCAACGATTTTGATGTTACCGAAATTTAGCCCGAAAGAAGTATTCCGTATTTGCCGCACGTACGAACCGACGATTTTTGCCGGTGTACCGACAATGTACAATTACTTATATTTATTCGAAGAAGCGAGCGCAGAAGATGTGAAGACGCTTCGTCTTTGTATTTCAGGTGGTGCTTCAATGCCTGTTGCTCTTCTACAAAACTTTGAAAAACGTTTTGACGTTATCGTTTCAGAAGGATACGGTTTATCAGAAGCATCACCAGTTACTTGTTTTAACCCGCTTGATCGTCCGCGTAAACCAGGATCAATCGGTACAAATATTTGGCATGTAGAAAATAAAATTGTAAATGAACTTGGGGAAGAAGTACCAGTCGGCGCAGTTGGGGAATTAATTGTTCGCGGACCTAACGTTATGAAAGGATATTATAACGCACCAGAAGATACAGCTGCGACATTGAAAGATGGCTGGCTGTATACAGGAGACTTAGCGAAAATGGATGAAGAAGGTTACTTCTATATCGTTGATCGTAAAAAGGATATCGTCTTAGTTGGCGGTTATAACGTATATCCTCGTGAAGTAGAGGAAGTATTGTACATGCACGAATCAGTGGCGGAAGTTGTCGTAATCGGTGTTCCTGATGAAAACTTAGGAGAAGCAGTGCGAGCGTACGTCGTTCTGAAACAAACGAACGTAACAGAAGAAGAACTTATGCATTACTGCACATTACATTTAGCAAAATATAAAGTACCAAAGAGTATTGAATTTTTAACAGAACTGCCGAAGAATACGACAGGCAAGTTGCTGAGAAGAGCTTTGAGAGAAAAAGCGATGCAAGTTTAA
- a CDS encoding S-layer homology domain-containing protein, whose protein sequence is MIKKKYMNAFVIAATLAVPFSSIMAPIAKAEAAVEMKAASKLADGTYDVILKTYKDKTNDTSVASTYLKNPKVTIQGDKKIVTLTVQDSSYFQYLRVEDTNKVGTFHDVKVISEDKANNGTKVVQFEIDEFSKKYNMQMHILIPAIKYDHKYQVQFEIDASAIEQKPKFSDVPTWAQESVQYLVDKEAVHGKPDGTFAPAESIDRSSAAKILATVLRLEIKKDAKPSFPDAQNHWATPYIAAVEKAGIVKGDEKGNFNPSGLINRASMASMLVNAYKLERNENIKLPKEFADLNNHWGAKYANILIQEKISIGTDNGWAPNKAVSRAEAAQFIAKADKLKKEMK, encoded by the coding sequence ATGATTAAGAAAAAATATATGAATGCATTCGTTATAGCAGCAACTTTAGCAGTTCCATTTAGTAGTATTATGGCACCGATTGCGAAGGCAGAAGCGGCGGTTGAAATGAAAGCAGCTAGCAAATTAGCAGATGGCACTTATGACGTTATTTTAAAGACTTATAAAGATAAAACGAATGATACATCAGTTGCGTCTACATATTTAAAAAATCCAAAAGTAACCATTCAAGGTGATAAAAAAATCGTTACGTTAACAGTTCAAGATAGTAGCTATTTCCAGTATCTTAGAGTAGAAGATACGAATAAAGTAGGGACATTCCATGATGTAAAAGTAATTTCCGAAGATAAAGCAAATAACGGTACGAAAGTTGTTCAATTTGAAATTGATGAGTTTTCGAAAAAATATAATATGCAAATGCATATATTAATTCCAGCAATTAAATATGATCATAAATATCAAGTACAGTTTGAAATCGACGCGAGTGCAATTGAACAGAAGCCTAAATTCTCAGATGTACCAACTTGGGCACAAGAGTCAGTTCAATATTTAGTAGATAAAGAAGCAGTGCACGGTAAACCAGATGGTACATTTGCTCCGGCTGAAAGTATCGATCGTAGTTCAGCTGCAAAAATATTAGCAACTGTTTTACGGTTAGAAATTAAGAAAGATGCAAAGCCATCATTCCCTGATGCACAAAACCACTGGGCAACTCCATATATTGCTGCTGTTGAAAAAGCAGGTATTGTAAAAGGTGATGAGAAGGGAAACTTTAATCCAAGCGGGTTAATTAACCGTGCATCAATGGCTTCTATGTTAGTAAATGCATATAAATTAGAAAGAAATGAAAATATAAAACTACCGAAAGAATTTGCTGACTTAAACAATCATTGGGGTGCGAAGTATGCCAATATTTTAATCCAAGAAAAGATTTCAATTGGAACAGATAATGGCTGGGCTCCAAATAAAGCAGTAAGTCGTGCGGAAGCAGCACAATTTATTGCGAAGGCGGATAAATTGAAGAAAGAAATGAAATAG
- a CDS encoding aureocin A53 family class IId bacteriocin, whose amino-acid sequence MEAKKWYRYLIQLIVVALIVTSVPLNGLAETAPPFTPSPNSEQSPETEKKEEKELPAPHPDQSKKDKAKAKANPTEIVEERTETEKVFDNNDGTYTKRVYTEPIHIEKDGKLEEVSPKLVEAPNEKIITENTTLEPEFEKATQDGKYVQFKVKNHNIQYKLISANGEKGELKPTPVTATHEKNTVWYKGIFPNIDLKSTTFNENVKEDFVLREYTGHHIFTFALETDLTPSLQEDGSIDFQNEKKEKVFTLPKPYMNDSNVDQQSGEAVTSDAVRYNIEKKDEETYTLTVTADPQWLQAPERKYPVYVDPSIQLKDFDNAYASSAYPTVNYSGGKLWDAGQNAYTLKVGYYDGASGTNFAFIKPDVSNFKGANIESATFNAHTIWHYYTNQPNGVWLDEVTGAWNEGSLNWNNKPGSNNIAHADVTRGQWARFNVTNTVKAWVEGTKQNNGFKLHANGNGQNHWKKFIAAENGTNAPYLEVKYSYAKPNKPRVQTYSNGSGSSSGHFNVQWDAVPGANGYKVAIFNGHEYEEIEVGNVTNWTTKDKKIFPTPEEIAQGRYWVHDDGKGAEAPVNPGPIYKNAFLDKSPYGDYSSARGYWIRIIATYPTGEDSPLSDEAIVYIPLEQVKKPDGSAYINATDQTTGYVTLKWDAVPEAAGYKVWIYNGKDYEAFDVGNKTNWTTQNEKIWPTKDEIAKGQYLLHHDKKGVELAVDPSPVYKNSGGIYAGAKNYWFRVTAYSKVGHAESEISHEFVPRFSQDSGFIGMFDYWASIPVLNGKVNATNGNFIMSEKDITLSGRGPDVSVERTYNSQSKKVGLFGTGWSSGLEERVWADGNGNLLLISTDGANITFTRTGDNKYQAPTGIYLEIKQVSGGYEIKDKDQTVTFYKSGDAQGRIEYTKDKYGNTTTYEYDGASRLSKVKNASGKELVLQYDGNNKKAARVIGPDNKTITFNYDGDLLVSSTTPEGKVYKYGYDNGVLTSIYDPQHTDAKPYKTSYAYENDRLVKVTDPLGKATTLAYNTGSKEVTLTNPKGRKTVYTYNDAGNPVKTVEDVGRLNLTTSYEYNANNLVKTTTPKNQTETATYDGNGNVTSVTDEMGTEKFEYNKDNGIIKATDNEDRKTTVAYVGANTEVSQTDQGANTSSVIHHDQYGNPIETSKELSAGGNLIQNPSFEMNGTEKWVKVDTNNSGSISKDATPAPGGLGGESSLKITTKATNNDWGYIAAIQEVTLEPNTTYTLSGMVKTDLVNGAAFFNVQSLNENGAGIDGGWHDTRHNKVQGTSDWVNRQVTFKTTEQTRKVKIYLQVENGGSATSGSAWFDKIQLEKGEVSSSFNPVLNSSFEENWPDGFVPQWVRSCSQHCERNDVSDDSFTGHSSIVMERSEYGPNDIGYRNRVILNQKKAETVTLTAMSKSENVVNDAPDKLSKDYAVLAETYYQDGTVVNYYTSFPSGTNDWNRSAAVIPAKKPIQKIEIFLLFRKNNKGKVWFDDIRLLEGNALIKNEYDNDGNVVATYDEEGQKNTFTYDASGNKKSETDEKGNTKLYDYNKDNLLTKVTLKNGTSVNYRYDHNGNTTEKSVMFGGKTQTHKYEYDVDNKNTVYIDALNRRIENTYDENANKIKTKMPNGSILESVYDTADRVVGEKRNGKDSFTFERDQNGQVTKVKDLVNGVERTKTYDKADRVTSATDSRGGKIDWAYHDKANSKTEKLKEQTVTQGGYTNKVSYDYNTLDQNIRVTDGSQTYRFDYDDQGNVRTYTAGNGSGSTFNYDQANKIKDLVVGTSNSILLSERYEYDQSGNRTKIKHEGAGGKVTETNFVYDPINQLLNEVLPNGTTKSYTYDGFGNRTSVKVIENGKETKSIAATFNEGNQLVKFGNESLTYDVNGNRTSDGKYKYTWNEDDQIVAITKQGENNAFATYKYDEDNRRIEKNVNGQVTRYFYDGDSINPLYETDGNGTVLRQYVYSADGARLAMKAQGQTLYYHYNPRGDVVAMTNQDKEVVATYEYDAWGNVLTSDTKGIAADNPFGYAGYMYDKEIGMYYLIARYYNPEHGVFLSVDPDPGDEDDPVTMNGYTYADNNPVMMTDPDGKWAWLVPVVIAGAMVAARFGAKYAIRYGAKYGKKAVKSGWDYGKKVAKSGWNKGKSIAQKIPRIHKVGRIKGDNDKGKGYWGVIYSTTKKTGKRTYSSFEFHTPHNGHGYHLQKNKYSKYQGKWNRGKATWRQTIWKAKNW is encoded by the coding sequence ATGGAAGCAAAAAAATGGTATAGGTACTTAATCCAACTTATCGTAGTTGCATTAATCGTTACCTCCGTACCACTGAATGGATTGGCAGAAACGGCACCACCGTTTACACCATCTCCAAATTCAGAACAAAGTCCAGAAACAGAAAAGAAAGAGGAAAAGGAGTTACCCGCTCCACATCCAGATCAGTCAAAGAAGGATAAAGCTAAAGCAAAGGCAAATCCAACTGAGATTGTAGAAGAAAGAACGGAAACAGAGAAAGTTTTCGATAATAATGATGGTACGTATACGAAAAGGGTATATACGGAACCGATTCATATTGAGAAAGATGGAAAGTTAGAAGAGGTTTCACCGAAATTAGTAGAAGCACCAAATGAAAAAATTATAACGGAAAATACAACATTAGAACCAGAATTTGAGAAAGCAACACAAGATGGAAAGTACGTTCAATTTAAAGTGAAAAATCATAACATTCAGTATAAACTGATAAGTGCAAATGGTGAAAAAGGTGAATTGAAGCCAACGCCAGTCACTGCAACACATGAAAAGAATACAGTATGGTATAAAGGAATTTTTCCAAATATTGATTTAAAGAGTACGACGTTTAACGAAAATGTAAAAGAAGATTTTGTATTACGTGAATATACAGGACATCACATTTTTACGTTTGCATTAGAAACAGATTTAACACCGAGCTTACAGGAAGATGGTTCAATCGACTTCCAAAATGAGAAAAAAGAAAAAGTTTTTACATTACCGAAACCGTATATGAACGATTCAAATGTGGATCAACAATCAGGTGAGGCTGTAACGTCAGATGCAGTTCGCTACAATATTGAGAAGAAAGATGAAGAAACATATACATTAACTGTTACTGCAGACCCGCAGTGGTTACAAGCACCAGAGCGAAAATATCCGGTATATGTAGACCCTTCGATTCAGTTGAAAGATTTTGATAATGCATATGCTTCTAGTGCATATCCAACTGTAAACTATTCAGGAGGAAAGCTTTGGGATGCTGGCCAAAATGCTTATACATTAAAAGTCGGATATTATGATGGCGCATCTGGGACAAACTTTGCATTTATTAAACCAGACGTTTCAAATTTTAAAGGGGCAAATATTGAAAGTGCAACATTCAATGCACATACCATTTGGCATTATTATACGAATCAACCAAATGGTGTTTGGTTAGACGAAGTGACGGGTGCCTGGAATGAAGGTAGTTTAAATTGGAATAATAAGCCTGGTTCAAATAATATTGCGCATGCTGATGTAACAAGAGGGCAATGGGCGAGATTTAACGTAACTAACACAGTAAAAGCATGGGTGGAAGGCACAAAGCAAAATAATGGCTTTAAGCTACATGCAAACGGAAATGGTCAAAACCATTGGAAGAAATTTATTGCAGCCGAAAATGGAACAAATGCACCATACTTAGAAGTAAAGTATTCTTACGCAAAACCGAATAAACCAAGAGTACAAACTTATTCAAATGGGAGTGGTAGTAGTTCAGGCCACTTCAATGTACAATGGGATGCAGTTCCAGGAGCGAACGGCTATAAAGTAGCAATATTTAATGGGCATGAATATGAAGAAATCGAAGTTGGGAATGTAACAAATTGGACAACAAAAGATAAAAAAATATTCCCAACGCCAGAAGAGATTGCACAAGGCCGTTATTGGGTGCATGATGACGGAAAAGGTGCAGAAGCACCAGTCAATCCAGGTCCAATTTATAAAAATGCATTTTTAGATAAAAGCCCGTATGGAGATTATAGTAGTGCACGTGGATATTGGATTCGTATCATAGCAACATACCCAACTGGTGAGGATAGTCCGCTTTCTGATGAAGCAATTGTCTATATTCCATTGGAACAAGTGAAAAAGCCAGATGGCTCAGCGTATATCAATGCGACAGATCAAACAACTGGTTATGTAACATTGAAATGGGATGCAGTACCAGAAGCAGCAGGGTATAAAGTTTGGATTTATAACGGAAAAGATTATGAAGCGTTCGATGTAGGAAATAAAACAAATTGGACAACGCAAAATGAGAAAATTTGGCCAACGAAAGATGAAATTGCAAAAGGCCAATATTTACTTCATCATGACAAAAAAGGTGTAGAATTAGCAGTTGATCCATCACCTGTGTATAAAAATTCTGGTGGAATCTATGCAGGTGCGAAAAACTATTGGTTCCGTGTAACGGCATATAGTAAAGTTGGACATGCTGAAAGTGAAATTTCACATGAGTTTGTACCTAGATTCTCCCAAGATTCTGGATTTATAGGAATGTTTGATTACTGGGCATCAATTCCTGTGTTAAATGGTAAAGTAAATGCTACAAATGGTAACTTTATCATGAGTGAGAAAGATATTACGTTATCAGGGCGCGGACCGGATGTATCAGTAGAAAGAACGTATAATAGCCAAAGTAAAAAGGTAGGTTTATTTGGTACGGGTTGGTCTAGTGGATTAGAGGAAAGAGTTTGGGCCGATGGAAATGGAAATTTACTTCTAATTTCTACTGACGGTGCGAATATTACCTTTACTAGAACAGGAGATAATAAGTACCAAGCTCCTACTGGTATATATTTAGAGATTAAGCAAGTATCAGGCGGATATGAAATAAAAGATAAAGATCAAACTGTTACTTTCTATAAATCTGGAGATGCACAAGGACGTATTGAGTATACAAAAGATAAATACGGAAATACGACGACGTATGAGTATGATGGTGCATCCCGTTTATCAAAAGTAAAGAATGCTTCTGGTAAAGAGTTAGTCTTACAATATGACGGTAATAATAAAAAAGCAGCAAGAGTAATCGGTCCAGATAACAAGACGATTACCTTTAATTATGATGGAGATTTACTTGTTTCTTCTACAACACCAGAAGGAAAAGTATATAAATATGGATATGATAATGGGGTACTGACATCTATTTATGATCCACAACATACAGATGCCAAACCATATAAAACATCGTATGCATATGAGAATGATAGATTAGTAAAAGTAACGGACCCATTAGGTAAAGCTACAACATTAGCATATAATACAGGTTCGAAGGAAGTTACGTTAACGAACCCTAAAGGACGTAAGACTGTTTATACGTATAACGATGCTGGGAATCCAGTGAAAACAGTTGAAGATGTGGGACGTCTGAATTTAACGACATCGTATGAATATAATGCGAATAATTTAGTGAAAACAACAACTCCTAAAAACCAAACAGAAACAGCGACTTATGACGGTAATGGGAATGTAACTTCTGTTACTGATGAAATGGGAACTGAGAAGTTTGAGTATAATAAAGATAATGGGATTATAAAAGCGACAGATAACGAAGATCGTAAAACAACTGTTGCTTATGTAGGAGCAAATACAGAAGTATCTCAAACAGACCAAGGAGCAAATACATCTTCTGTTATTCACCATGATCAATACGGTAATCCGATTGAAACAAGTAAAGAATTAAGCGCCGGAGGGAACTTAATTCAAAATCCTAGTTTTGAAATGAATGGTACGGAAAAATGGGTGAAAGTAGATACGAATAATAGCGGATCTATCTCAAAAGATGCAACACCAGCACCAGGTGGTCTGGGCGGGGAATCATCACTCAAAATTACAACAAAAGCAACGAATAATGACTGGGGCTATATTGCTGCCATCCAAGAAGTAACGTTAGAACCAAATACAACGTATACGTTAAGTGGTATGGTGAAAACGGATTTAGTCAATGGTGCTGCCTTCTTTAATGTACAGTCATTAAATGAAAATGGTGCTGGTATAGATGGTGGTTGGCATGATACTCGTCACAATAAAGTTCAAGGAACGAGTGATTGGGTTAATCGTCAAGTTACCTTTAAAACAACAGAGCAAACAAGAAAAGTAAAAATCTATTTACAAGTAGAAAATGGCGGTTCTGCTACGAGCGGTTCTGCATGGTTTGATAAAATACAATTGGAAAAAGGAGAAGTTTCTTCAAGTTTTAATCCAGTTCTAAATAGTAGTTTTGAAGAAAACTGGCCGGATGGATTTGTACCACAGTGGGTAAGAAGTTGTTCTCAACATTGTGAACGTAACGATGTATCGGATGATAGTTTCACAGGCCACTCGTCTATTGTAATGGAGAGAAGTGAATATGGCCCAAATGATATTGGATACCGTAATCGTGTCATTTTAAACCAGAAAAAGGCAGAAACAGTAACACTTACTGCGATGTCTAAATCTGAAAATGTAGTCAATGACGCACCAGATAAACTTTCCAAAGATTATGCAGTTTTAGCTGAAACCTACTATCAAGATGGAACTGTAGTAAATTATTATACAAGTTTCCCAAGCGGGACAAATGATTGGAACCGTAGTGCAGCTGTTATTCCAGCAAAGAAACCAATCCAAAAGATTGAAATATTCCTTCTCTTTAGAAAGAATAACAAAGGAAAAGTATGGTTTGATGATATTCGTTTACTAGAAGGAAACGCTCTTATTAAAAACGAGTACGACAACGATGGAAATGTTGTTGCGACGTATGATGAAGAAGGACAGAAGAATACATTCACATATGATGCATCAGGAAATAAAAAGAGCGAAACAGATGAAAAGGGAAATACAAAACTATATGATTACAACAAAGATAATCTATTAACAAAGGTTACATTAAAAAATGGTACTTCTGTAAATTATCGTTATGATCATAATGGAAACACAACAGAGAAATCTGTCATGTTTGGTGGGAAAACACAAACACACAAATATGAATATGATGTAGATAATAAAAATACAGTGTATATCGATGCATTAAACCGTCGTATTGAAAACACGTACGATGAAAATGCAAACAAGATTAAAACAAAAATGCCAAATGGTTCTATCTTAGAGTCTGTATATGATACAGCTGATCGCGTTGTTGGTGAAAAGCGCAACGGAAAAGATTCATTTACATTCGAACGTGATCAAAATGGACAAGTTACGAAAGTGAAAGATCTTGTCAACGGTGTAGAACGTACGAAAACATATGATAAGGCTGACCGCGTCACAAGCGCAACAGATAGCCGAGGCGGAAAAATTGACTGGGCATATCACGATAAAGCAAACAGTAAGACAGAAAAATTAAAAGAACAAACGGTAACGCAAGGTGGATATACAAATAAAGTATCGTATGACTACAACACGTTAGATCAAAACATACGTGTGACAGACGGTTCGCAAACGTATCGATTTGATTATGACGATCAAGGAAATGTTCGTACGTATACAGCTGGTAATGGTTCAGGTTCTACCTTCAACTATGACCAGGCGAACAAAATTAAAGATTTAGTAGTAGGTACATCAAACAGTATTCTTCTATCTGAACGATATGAATATGACCAATCGGGTAACCGTACGAAGATTAAACATGAAGGTGCGGGCGGAAAAGTAACGGAAACAAACTTTGTATATGACCCGATCAACCAACTATTAAATGAGGTATTACCAAACGGAACAACTAAATCATACACATACGATGGATTTGGAAACCGTACAAGTGTGAAAGTTATAGAGAATGGAAAAGAAACAAAGTCTATAGCGGCAACATTCAATGAAGGAAATCAACTTGTCAAATTCGGAAATGAATCATTAACGTATGATGTAAATGGAAATCGTACATCTGATGGAAAGTACAAATATACATGGAACGAAGATGATCAAATTGTAGCTATCACAAAACAAGGTGAGAACAATGCATTTGCAACTTACAAGTATGATGAAGATAATCGTCGTATTGAAAAGAATGTGAATGGTCAAGTAACACGTTATTTCTATGATGGAGATAGCATTAATCCGTTATATGAGACAGATGGAAATGGAACTGTACTTCGTCAATATGTATATTCTGCGGATGGCGCACGTTTGGCAATGAAAGCACAAGGTCAAACGTTATACTATCACTATAACCCTCGTGGTGATGTAGTTGCGATGACGAATCAGGATAAAGAAGTTGTAGCAACGTATGAATATGATGCATGGGGTAATGTATTAACGAGTGATACGAAAGGTATCGCAGCAGACAATCCATTTGGATATGCGGGATACATGTATGATAAAGAGATTGGCATGTATTATCTGATTGCGCGTTATTATAATCCAGAACATGGTGTGTTCTTATCGGTGGATCCTGATCCAGGTGATGAAGATGATCCGGTTACGATGAACGGGTACACGTATGCGGATAATAATCCGGTTATGATGACAGATCCAGATGGTAAGTGGGCATGGTTAGTACCGGTTGTAATTGCAGGTGCAATGGTAGCAGCTAGGTTTGGTGCGAAATATGCAATCCGCTATGGTGCGAAATATGGTAAAAAAGCGGTTAAATCTGGGTGGGATTATGGTAAAAAGGTTGCTAAGTCAGGATGGAACAAAGGGAAAAGTATAGCTCAGAAAATCCCTAGAATACACAAAGTAGGCAGGATTAAGGGAGATAATGATAAAGGAAAAGGTTATTGGGGAGTAATTTATTCTACTACAAAGAAAACAGGGAAACGGACTTACTCTTCATTTGAATTCCATACCCCTCACAATGGGCATGGATATCATTTGCAAAAAAATAAATATTCTAAGTATCAAGGAAAATGGAATCGAGGAAAGGCGACGTGGAGACAAACAATATGGAAGGCTAAGAATTGGTGA
- a CDS encoding ribonuclease E inhibitor RraB, with amino-acid sequence MKFPKDEDGQVLNMLYKQVIDFNKKHIMDFFIAIPDQGNGEKIISRLQEQGLNCELDYNEEFENCNCTCSKEMYLAYEDIVEMSTLSEEFGGYTDGWGHLSKNEFVYDNMLN; translated from the coding sequence ATGAAATTTCCAAAAGATGAAGATGGACAAGTATTAAATATGTTATATAAACAAGTTATAGATTTTAATAAAAAACATATAATGGATTTCTTTATTGCAATTCCTGATCAAGGTAATGGAGAAAAAATAATTAGCAGACTACAAGAGCAGGGCTTAAATTGTGAATTAGATTATAATGAGGAATTTGAAAATTGTAATTGTACTTGTTCTAAAGAGATGTACTTAGCTTATGAGGATATCGTAGAGATGAGTACCCTAAGTGAAGAGTTTGGTGGATATACAGATGGTTGGGGACATTTGTCTAAGAATGAGTTTGTTTATGATAATATGCTAAATTAG
- a CDS encoding RHS repeat domain-containing protein, translating into MYKWILGSGIRRTNDYHCNLRGDVVTITNQDKEVVATYEYDAWGNVVKSDTKGIAVDNPFGYAGYMYDKEIGMYYLIARYYNPEHGVFLSVDPDPGDEDDPVTMNGYTYGDNNPVMMINPDGHLAWFIPVAVHEARIAAPHVGRFVGKQLAKRAITQPLKYKNTKAVAGKIIGYTKHGFNQAISRNNGLGVSPKAILHTVKSGKMVIQKDRGTIKYTSKQAVVVLNKRGKIVTTFARGTKYTRKGKNKRE; encoded by the coding sequence ATGTATAAATGGATTTTGGGTAGTGGAATCAGAAGGACAAACGATTATCACTGCAACCTTCGCGGTGACGTCGTTACGATAACGAATCAGGATAAAGAAGTTGTAGCAACGTATGAATATGATGCATGGGGTAATGTAGTAAAGAGTGATACGAAAGGTATCGCAGTAGATAATCCATTTGGATATGCGGGATACATGTATGATAAAGAGATTGGTATGTATTATTTGATTGCCCGTTACTATAATCCAGAACATGGTGTGTTCTTATCAGTGGATCCTGATCCGGGTGATGAAGATGATCCGGTTACAATGAATGGGTATACGTATGGTGATAATAATCCAGTGATGATGATTAATCCAGATGGTCATTTAGCGTGGTTTATTCCAGTCGCTGTACACGAGGCGAGAATCGCTGCTCCGCATGTAGGTCGTTTTGTTGGTAAACAATTGGCTAAACGTGCTATAACGCAACCATTAAAGTACAAGAATACGAAAGCAGTAGCAGGTAAAATTATTGGATATACAAAACATGGGTTCAACCAAGCGATTAGTCGTAATAACGGATTAGGGGTGTCACCAAAGGCCATCTTACATACAGTTAAGTCAGGTAAGATGGTTATACAAAAAGATCGTGGAACTATTAAATATACTAGTAAACAAGCTGTAGTTGTTTTAAATAAGAGGGGAAAAATCGTAACGACTTTTGCTAGAGGAACGAAATATACACGGAAAGGAAAAAATAAGCGTGAGTAA